The Odocoileus virginianus isolate 20LAN1187 ecotype Illinois chromosome 27, Ovbor_1.2, whole genome shotgun sequence genome has a window encoding:
- the LOC110152660 gene encoding butyrophilin-like protein 1 produces MAGFPGLFPASVLPALLLWVSMWGSPASGFSVMGPAQPIKVPLGTDATLPCQLYPEQSAAHMQIRWYRAQLSPAVLLYQNGQEQDGEQMLEYRGRTELAEDSIGRGAVALLIQHVRASDNGQYWCHFNDGHISQEAVVELHVIGLGSAPHVRMMGPEDNGIQVLCSSGGWFPKPRVQWSDMAGEKLLSLSESQSQDGDGLFHVEASLVVKDSSLGNVTCSIQNPVSGQEKASAIFLPEPFFPRTSPWKTALAGTLPVLVLLLIGISYTGWRQHKAKNREVKEREKASQERDKMAKEKEEAQSDKRELEEELEQRKALYNKDWKKALIYPDWRKEQFEHVLVSVNHENVHQNNSDFTKEPQAVLCNKQGGGNLLKLDQKGFTKGRHYWEVDLKDIDEWTLGIYDEPTEKSDLEKMKFNVLEKKGREYRALTCSHQGISKESLLIEKCPQKIVIFLDYEDSNISFYNMVDGTHIFSFNQANISGSVYPYFKLKSMEFSPYA; encoded by the exons ATGGCAGGTTTTCCTGGCCTCTTTCCTGCTAGTGTTCTACCCGCTCTCCTTCTCTGGGTGTCCATGTGGGGCTCCCCAG CGTCCGGGTTTTCTGTGATGGGACCAGCTCAGCCCATCAAGGTCCCACTAGGGACAGATGCCACTCTGCCCTGCCAGTTGTACCCCGAGCAGAGTGCAGCCCATATGCAGATCCGGTGGTACCGAGCCCAGCTCTCCCCAGCAGTGCTCCTGTACCAGAATGGGCAGGAACAAGACGGGGAGCAAATGCTGGAGTACCGTGGTAGGACAGAGTTGGCGGAGGACTCCATCGGCAGAGGGGCTGTGGCCCTGCTGATCCAACATGTCCGTGCGTCTGATAATGGCCAGTATTGGTGTCATTTTAATGATGGTCACATCTCCCAGGAAGCCGTTGTGGAGCTGCACGTGATAG GCTTGGGCTCTGCCCCTCACGTTCGCATGATGGGGCCTGAGGATAACGGGATCCAAGTTCTGTGCTCCTCAGGTGGCTGGTTCCCTAAACCCAGGGTGCAGTGGAGCGACATGGCAGGAGAGAAACTACTATccctctctgaatctcagagTCAAGATGGAGATGGGCTGTTCCATGTGGAGGCATCTCTTGTGGTCAAGGACAGCTCTTTGGGCAATGTGACCTGCTCTATCCAGAACCCCGTCTCTGGCCAGGAGAAAGCGTCTGCCATCTTCCTTCCAG AGCCCTTCTTCCCCAGAACGTCTCCATGGAAGACAGCCCTGGCTGGGACACTCCCGGTGCTGGTGCTTCTCCTCATCGGGATCAGCTACACTGGCTGGAGACAACATAAAGCCAAAAACAGAGAAgtaaaggaaagggagaaagcatCTCAGGAAAGAGACAAGATGgcgaaagaaaaggaagaggcacAGTCAGACAAAA gGGAGCTTGAGGAAGAGCTCG AACAACGAAAGGCATTATACAATAAAG ACTGGAAGAAGGCCTTGATATATCCTG ACTGGAGGAAGGAACAGTTTGAACATG ttctTGTGAGTGTCAATCATGAAAATGTTCATCAGAACAATTCTGACTTCACAAAGGAACCTCAGGCAGTATTATGTAATAAGCAAGGAGGTGGCAATCTTCTCAAACTTGATCAGAAAGGATTCACTAAAGGGAGACATTACTGGGAGGTGGACCTTAAGGACATTGATGAATGGACTCTAGGCATTTATGACGAGCCCACAGAGAAGAGTGATCTAGAGAAGATGAAGTTCAATGTCTTAGAGAAGAAGGGACGTGAATACAGGGCTCTCACTTGTTCTCACCAAGGCATTTCCAAAGAGTCTCTCCTGATTGAAAAGTGTCCACAAAAGATTGTGATATTCTTGGATTATGAGGATAGTAACATTTCTTTCTATAACATGGttgatggaacccacatcttctcCTTCAACCAGGCCAACATCTCTGGGTCAGTCTATCCTTACTTCAAACTGAAATCCATGGAGTTCTCCCCATATGCATGA
- the LOC110152662 gene encoding butyrophilin subfamily 1 member A1-like, translating to MVCSPDFSLLRDLFLILLFQMSMWGSDSFSVTGPSEPIVAMLGADTVLPCRVYPAMNVESMEIRWFRNQFSEAVFVYQNGMEQVGEQLVDFKGRVELVKDYITEGRVAVRIHSLRVSDNGMYKCFFKKGTDFEEAVLELKVIGLGSDPRVFLVGPEDGGIRLKCTGKGWFPQPEVQWEDAKGEKIPSVSEDEIQDDDGLFQIEASLIVRDSSKTQVSCSMKNPFFGQEQVETIFIPESFFPRPSPWKAAFAVTLVILGISVGAIVYLTLKERRGKKKLSKVKGEKEKESKVKESLERELAKRKELYQQDWRKAELYADWRKEQFKAVAFTLNPETAHPNLVLSENKQRISLKNNVPQNGDAPTHEEQGESEAIFSVLGEKSLTMERQYWEVEVKMRKEGGSATRWALGICSETAKREGWFVERPEKHFWVLIYKEGKVIVPTSQEISLSLRQQLHRIGVFLDWEAGNLSFYNMADGSHIYSFTDIAFCGNFFPYFSLWGTGTSLTICSTSDHPENCPDSSPKTSLTHLNSCETSVPQESNSLL from the exons ATGGTGTGTTCCCCAGACTTCTCTCTGCTAAGAGACCTCTTTCTGATCCTGCTTTTCCAGATGTCCATGTGGGGCTCAG ACTCCTTTTCAGTGACTGGCCCCTCGGAACCCATCGTGGCCATGCTGGGTGCAGACACGGTGCTGCCCTGCCGTGTATACCCAGCCATGAATGTGGAGAGCATGGAGATCCGGTGGTTTCGCAACCAGTTCTCAGAGGCTGTGTTTGTGTATCAGAATGGAATGGAGCAGGTGGGAGAACAACTAGTAGATTTCAAAGGGAGAGTCGAGTTGGTGAAAGACTACATCACTGAGGGGAGAGTAGCTGTGAGAATCCACAGCCTCCGGGTCTCAGACAATGGAATGTacaagtgcttttttaaaaaaggaactgaTTTCGAAGAAGCCGTTTTGGAGCTAAAGGTGATAG GTCTAGGTTCTGATCCTCGTGTTTTCTTGGTGGGTCCAGAAGATGGAGGAATAAGGTTGAAGTGCACAGGCAAGGGATGGTTTCCCCAGCCTGAAGTACAATGGGAAGACGCGAAGGGAGAGAAGATCCCATCTGTCTCTGAGGACGAGATACAAGATGATGATGGCTTGTTTCAGATTGAGGCATCCCTCATTGTGAGAGACAGCTCAAAGACACAAGTGTCCTGTTCCATGAAGAACCCCTTCTTTGGACAAGAGCAAGTGGAAACCATTTTTATCCCAG AATCCTTCTTCCCTAGGCCCTCTCCTTGGAAGGCAGCATTTGCTGTGACTTTGGTGATACTTGGGATTTCGGTTGGTGCTATTGTGTATTTGACCTTGAAGGAACGACGGGGAAAGAAGAAACTATCAAAAgtcaagggagaaaaggagaaagaaagtaaagttaaAG aatcACTTGAGAGAGAGCTTG CCAAAAGGAAAGAATTATATCAGCAAG acTGGAGAAAAGCTGAGTTATATGCTG actGGAGGAAGGAACAGTTCAAAGCAG TGGCTTTCACTCTGAATCCGGAAACAGCTCATCCCAATCTCGTCTTATCTGAGAACAAACAacgcatttctttaaaaaataatgttcccCAGAATGGTGATGCCCCAACACACGAAGAGCAAGGGGAGTCTGAAGCCATCTTCAGTGTTCTGGGCGAGAAGTCCCTCACCATGGAGAGGCAATACTGGGAGGTAGAAGTAAAAATGAGGAAAGAAGGTGGATCTGCAACTCGATGGGCTCTGGGCATTTGCTCAGAGACAGCGAAGAGAGAGGGCTGGTTTGTAGAAAGGCCAGAGAAGCATTTCTGGGTTTTGATATACAAGGAAGGAAAAGTCATTGTTCCCACCTCCCAGGAAATCTCTCTGTCACTGAGGCAGCAGCTCCACAGGATAGGAGTTTTCCTAGACTGGGAAGCTGGGAACTTGTCCTTTTATAACATGGCCGATGGGTCCCACATTTATTCTTTTACTGACATCGCCTTCTGTGGgaacttttttccttattttagtcTTTGGGGTACTGGTACATCTTTGACCATCTGCTCAACTTCAGATCATCCTGAGAATTGTCCTGATTCTTCTCCAAAGACCTCTCTAACTCAtttaaatagctgtgaaacaagcGTCCCCCAAGAATCTAACTCTCTATTATAA